A genomic window from Exiguobacterium acetylicum DSM 20416 includes:
- a CDS encoding SLOG family protein has translation MKVIAITGYKPNELGIFDQKHPGIRVLKAAYRERMIRLIEDRGTEWFITNASPGCEIWACEVVLELKEEYPHIRLGILLPFLEQEARWKEPVQAQYLSILEQADFVEAISQKPYTDPSQLRNKTEFMIQKSQGLLSVFDEEHGGSAKFLVERARIEMEQSDYQLFLITQDDLSWLEQELQYNDQWE, from the coding sequence GTGAAAGTTATCGCCATCACAGGTTACAAACCCAATGAACTAGGTATCTTTGATCAAAAACATCCTGGTATCCGGGTCTTAAAGGCAGCATATCGAGAGCGGATGATTCGCTTGATTGAGGATCGAGGTACAGAGTGGTTTATCACGAATGCCTCACCGGGTTGCGAAATCTGGGCATGCGAGGTCGTGCTTGAATTAAAGGAAGAGTATCCACATATTCGTCTCGGTATTCTTTTGCCGTTCTTGGAACAGGAAGCACGCTGGAAAGAGCCAGTTCAAGCGCAGTACCTCTCCATTCTTGAACAAGCGGACTTCGTCGAAGCAATCAGTCAGAAACCGTATACGGATCCATCGCAGTTACGCAATAAAACCGAGTTCATGATTCAAAAAAGCCAAGGATTATTGTCGGTTTTTGATGAAGAACATGGAGGATCGGCGAAATTTTTAGTAGAGCGTGCTAGAATAGAAATGGAACAATCCGATTATCAGTTGTTTTTAATTACACAAGATGATTTATCTTGGCTCGAACAAGAATTACAAT
- a CDS encoding DEAD/DEAH box helicase — MQAKQTLVAFLEELKQDRSFMERITYMKTMEATAGRYVDFPEQLPERLRQALRTRGINQLYRHQGLAYERVQAGESTVIVTPTASGKTYCFNLPVLSHLLEHPNARALYLYPTKALAQDQNSELLELIDQLEAPIRCFTYDGDTSPTIRTKVRKAGNIVITNPDMLHSGILPHHTKWIELFENLKYIVIDELHTYRGVFGSHVANVIRRLRRICRYYGSDPVFIMTSATIANPKELAERLTEKTVGLIDENGAPTGRKHFLVYQPPIVNAQLGIRRSATLETKQLAMRFIKKKFQTIVFARSRVRVEVLLTYLRSIYPHELGPRSIEGYRGGYLPSERRDIERRLRQGEITGIVSTNALELGVDIGQLQVCIMNGYPGTIASLWQQAGRAGRRQDDALIILVASSGMLDQYVAERPELFLNQSPEAARLDPDNLIIAVDHVKCAAFELPFTKGESFGTLETEDILEYLVEERVLHERGDRFYWMNDAFPAHGISLRSSDQENVIIVDQTEVPNRVIGEMDTFSAMTLLHDEAIYLHGADQYQVEHLDFEEKKAFVRAVDVDYYTDANFSVDLSVLEEDEQYAEGAYSVARGDVSVRGMATMFKKIKFGTHENIGSGPIHLPEREIHTTGVWFTLPDHARSSTELEQVLEGVANSLRRVAPLYLMCDASDVFVVPQVKATHTQQPTVYLYDRYPGGVGLAQSIYKQRGVMLRAARDSIVTCPCQDGCPACIGMVGVSDEKERTIQLLAEMEKELS, encoded by the coding sequence ATGCAAGCGAAACAAACGCTCGTTGCATTTCTCGAAGAACTGAAACAGGACCGCTCGTTCATGGAGCGGATTACGTATATGAAAACGATGGAAGCGACAGCTGGACGCTACGTCGATTTTCCAGAACAACTACCGGAACGTTTGCGGCAAGCGCTACGTACACGTGGAATAAACCAGTTATACCGTCATCAAGGGCTAGCGTATGAACGTGTACAAGCGGGAGAGTCGACGGTCATCGTCACGCCGACCGCTTCAGGAAAGACCTATTGTTTTAATTTACCGGTCTTATCACATTTGCTAGAGCATCCGAACGCGCGAGCGTTGTATCTTTACCCGACAAAAGCTCTCGCACAAGATCAAAATAGTGAGTTACTGGAACTGATTGATCAATTAGAAGCGCCAATCCGTTGTTTTACTTATGATGGCGACACATCTCCCACGATTCGGACAAAAGTGCGAAAAGCAGGAAACATCGTCATTACGAATCCAGACATGTTGCATTCCGGGATTTTGCCACACCACACCAAATGGATCGAACTATTTGAGAACTTGAAATACATTGTCATCGATGAGCTTCACACGTACCGGGGTGTCTTCGGCAGTCATGTCGCGAATGTCATTCGGCGCTTACGACGGATTTGTCGGTATTATGGCAGTGATCCCGTCTTCATCATGACGAGTGCGACAATTGCCAATCCAAAGGAACTGGCAGAACGACTGACGGAAAAGACAGTTGGTTTGATTGATGAGAACGGTGCGCCGACTGGTCGCAAACATTTTCTCGTCTATCAACCACCGATTGTCAACGCACAACTCGGCATTCGGCGTTCAGCGACGCTTGAGACAAAACAACTGGCGATGCGCTTCATCAAGAAAAAGTTCCAAACGATCGTCTTTGCGCGCTCCCGCGTCCGCGTTGAAGTCTTACTGACGTATCTACGTAGCATTTATCCGCATGAGCTTGGTCCTCGATCGATCGAAGGATACCGGGGCGGTTATTTGCCAAGTGAACGTCGCGATATCGAACGACGGTTACGTCAAGGAGAGATCACCGGTATCGTCTCGACGAACGCTCTCGAACTGGGTGTCGACATCGGTCAACTGCAAGTCTGTATCATGAATGGTTATCCGGGAACGATTGCTTCGCTATGGCAACAAGCAGGGCGCGCAGGGCGCCGTCAAGATGATGCGTTAATCATTCTCGTCGCTTCTTCCGGTATGCTCGATCAATATGTCGCAGAACGACCTGAGTTGTTCTTGAATCAATCCCCAGAAGCGGCCCGACTGGATCCGGATAATCTGATCATTGCCGTCGATCACGTCAAATGTGCAGCGTTTGAACTGCCTTTTACGAAAGGAGAATCATTTGGAACACTCGAGACGGAAGATATCCTCGAATACTTAGTCGAAGAGCGTGTCCTGCACGAACGCGGCGATCGGTTTTATTGGATGAACGATGCGTTTCCGGCTCATGGAATATCGCTTCGGTCGAGTGATCAAGAGAACGTCATCATCGTCGATCAGACCGAGGTACCGAATCGAGTCATCGGTGAAATGGATACGTTTAGTGCGATGACGTTGTTACATGACGAGGCCATTTATCTTCACGGAGCCGATCAATACCAAGTTGAGCATTTGGATTTTGAAGAGAAAAAAGCGTTCGTCCGTGCCGTGGACGTCGATTATTATACGGATGCTAATTTTTCAGTCGACCTTTCTGTGCTCGAAGAAGATGAACAGTATGCAGAGGGAGCGTACAGTGTTGCGCGCGGCGATGTCAGTGTCCGGGGGATGGCGACGATGTTCAAGAAGATTAAATTCGGTACGCATGAGAACATCGGGTCGGGTCCGATTCACTTACCGGAACGAGAAATTCACACAACAGGTGTCTGGTTCACTTTACCTGATCATGCACGTTCTTCGACGGAGCTCGAACAAGTGTTAGAAGGGGTCGCGAATAGTCTACGGCGTGTTGCACCACTTTATTTGATGTGTGATGCCAGTGATGTCTTCGTCGTGCCGCAAGTCAAGGCGACTCACACACAACAGCCGACCGTCTATCTGTATGACCGTTACCCGGGTGGTGTTGGACTCGCCCAGTCGATTTATAAGCAACGCGGTGTCATGTTGCGTGCCGCCCGTGATTCAATCGTCACATGCCCTTGTCAGGACGGTTGTCCTGCTTGTATCGGTATGGTCGGCGTATCAGACGAGAAAGAACGAACGATTCAGTTGTTAGCAGAAATGGAGAAGGAACTATCATGA
- a CDS encoding DUF1798 family protein: MTIEPLLQEIERIYQEGRAGTEYDFNRDVVPFVERADQLIAQWQTNAQDSPYLRPSMVESAVDQLKQISVQAFQPKTSLKRFNETIKSVRYIDRLMNGEE; this comes from the coding sequence ATGACAATTGAACCGTTATTACAAGAGATTGAACGTATTTATCAAGAAGGACGTGCCGGAACCGAATATGACTTCAATCGAGACGTCGTACCGTTCGTTGAACGAGCGGATCAACTGATTGCACAGTGGCAAACGAATGCCCAAGATAGTCCTTACTTACGACCTAGCATGGTCGAAAGCGCCGTTGATCAACTGAAGCAAATTTCCGTCCAAGCATTTCAGCCGAAAACGAGTCTGAAGCGCTTCAATGAAACAATTAAATCCGTTCGATATATCGATCGCTTGATGAATGGTGAAGAATAA
- a CDS encoding ribonuclease H-like domain-containing protein, producing MKNRLRRMLKSTSDAAPEDQVSSAHGVETPKTPSGWTDEQQAWIDRGADILTFEEEWIVRIDKRYALTDRHGDRSFAEVYESLQLPHPPLALDVPLEQVIFFDTETTGLRGTGTTIFLLGFARFEQGGLLMRQYFLPHPHFEAAFYHHFLHDIGDDVRFVTYNGKSFDWPQIKTRHVFVRERVPRLPKVGHLDLLHVARRIFKGMYDSYRLTAMEERIGFEREGDLPGFLAPMHYFQYVEHQHPDIMTGVLQHHLDDCLTLVGLYDACNRLVTHRAEAPSPIQENIAIWLADLGIHEGSHAHFQQVKELSAEGWLRQGYLHKKMKNYELARDCFLKSNSYLGYVELAKWAEHIAKDPVLAYDYTERARQHVERHHWLITKKERILAELDHRGRRLKRKCDA from the coding sequence ATGAAAAATCGTCTTAGACGAATGCTGAAATCTACATCAGACGCCGCACCGGAGGATCAAGTGTCTTCCGCACATGGAGTGGAGACGCCGAAGACACCAAGCGGATGGACTGACGAACAGCAAGCCTGGATTGATCGTGGAGCCGATATCTTGACGTTCGAAGAAGAGTGGATCGTCAGGATCGACAAGCGATATGCATTAACAGATCGGCATGGAGATCGAAGTTTTGCTGAAGTGTATGAGTCCTTACAGCTTCCTCATCCGCCACTTGCGCTGGATGTTCCACTTGAGCAAGTCATTTTCTTTGATACGGAAACGACAGGATTACGAGGAACCGGAACGACGATCTTTTTACTCGGGTTCGCGCGCTTTGAGCAGGGTGGATTGCTGATGCGGCAATATTTCTTACCGCATCCGCACTTTGAAGCTGCCTTTTACCATCACTTCCTGCATGATATCGGAGATGATGTCCGATTTGTGACCTATAACGGGAAAAGCTTTGATTGGCCGCAAATCAAGACACGTCATGTCTTCGTTCGGGAACGTGTTCCTCGTTTGCCGAAAGTCGGTCATCTTGATTTACTTCATGTTGCGCGACGGATCTTTAAAGGAATGTATGATTCCTATCGGTTGACAGCGATGGAAGAGCGGATCGGATTCGAACGGGAAGGGGATTTACCTGGATTTTTGGCACCCATGCATTACTTCCAGTACGTCGAACACCAGCATCCGGATATCATGACAGGGGTCTTGCAACATCATCTGGATGATTGTTTGACGCTTGTCGGACTCTATGATGCATGCAACCGACTCGTCACACATCGAGCGGAGGCACCTTCTCCGATTCAAGAAAACATCGCGATTTGGCTGGCAGATCTCGGAATTCATGAAGGATCACACGCTCATTTTCAACAAGTCAAAGAACTATCCGCAGAAGGATGGTTGCGCCAAGGTTATTTGCATAAAAAAATGAAGAACTATGAACTAGCTCGAGATTGTTTCTTGAAGAGCAACAGTTATTTAGGGTATGTCGAACTTGCGAAGTGGGCAGAGCACATTGCAAAAGATCCAGTGCTTGCTTATGATTATACGGAACGAGCACGACAACACGTCGAGCGACATCATTGGTTGATTACTAAAAAAGAACGAATCTTGGCAGAGCTAGATCATCGAGGACGTCGGTTAAAAAGGAAGTGTGACGCGTGA
- a CDS encoding PBP1A family penicillin-binding protein, giving the protein MERSRVARREETKSSEKKMKRTKRPQKKKSGGGSGGKGPLWKKLLLIATGLFIVMMLVGGGFAAYAIATAPELDETELRDALPLKIYASNKEEITKGGTSREYVSIDEVPEVVKDAFISIEDRRFYQHNGIDFRRLGGAIIANVTDGFGSEGASTITQQVVKQSFLSFDKTITRKVQEQWLAIRLEQDYTKDQILEMYLNKNYYGQNSFGIQTASKAYFNKSVDKLNYAEAAMLAGLPQRPTAYDPIKGDPKLTKWRQTQVLNAMQTTGVITEAQRDKAVKQPISKLINPAPKSTKDESYDSVIFDMVSKELEDDFGLEGKDIYGQGLKIYTSIDKPMHDYMNEAIKKDQIVQLPEYAETAATAVNTQSGEILAVVDGKNPGKGTARRNFANEPHQPGSSAKPFFAYGPAIENDKWSTAKQLTDKPTEVNGKEIGNYYDGYRGTNTIRHWLKISANTPAIQTYQEIGGDSVEAFAEKSGLKMKDDESISPAYAIGGMKHGFNTTQMAGAYATLGNGGDYIKPHVIKSIEYSDGSKIKSPIKSKKAMEDYTAYMLTDMLRDVLKPGGTFPSAGLSFDAAGKTGTTNAYKDVWFAGYTSDVSISVWTGTTKSGNNNGSGLSGPYNSTMAQQIWKDFITKTRDRTPAPFEQPSSVLSIGNELYVKGTKEPVVEKKTVPAPTGLQASYDEDTKSGELTWNYNDAALRANGYDDVSFEVTMTDADGETSTIGTSTTNRIAINGLKPGRSTFQVVAKASGEESGPVSTTVTVTDPEAEEPTTDEPATDEPATDEPTTDEPATDEPTTDEPTTDEPTTDEPTTDEPATDEPTTDEPTTDEPVTDEPTTDEPATDEPNSNDGANAQNNSNGSTERNNNNNSNDSGDDSEE; this is encoded by the coding sequence ATGGAAAGAAGTCGTGTCGCACGTCGTGAAGAGACGAAGTCATCTGAGAAAAAGATGAAACGGACGAAACGTCCCCAAAAGAAAAAGTCAGGTGGAGGTTCCGGTGGAAAAGGACCACTTTGGAAAAAGTTATTGCTGATTGCTACTGGACTATTCATCGTCATGATGTTGGTCGGAGGCGGATTTGCCGCTTACGCGATTGCTACGGCACCTGAGCTCGATGAGACAGAACTTCGAGATGCTTTGCCATTGAAAATCTATGCGAGCAACAAGGAAGAGATTACGAAAGGCGGAACGAGTCGAGAATACGTATCAATCGATGAAGTACCGGAAGTCGTTAAAGACGCATTCATATCGATTGAGGACCGTCGTTTCTATCAGCACAACGGAATCGATTTCCGTCGTCTGGGCGGAGCCATCATCGCGAACGTGACAGATGGATTCGGATCAGAAGGGGCTTCGACGATCACGCAACAGGTCGTCAAACAGTCGTTCCTCAGCTTTGATAAGACGATTACGCGGAAAGTGCAGGAGCAATGGCTCGCGATTCGTTTAGAGCAGGACTATACAAAAGATCAAATTTTAGAGATGTACTTGAACAAAAACTATTATGGTCAAAACTCGTTTGGAATCCAGACGGCTTCAAAGGCTTACTTCAACAAGTCTGTTGATAAGTTGAATTATGCGGAAGCCGCGATGCTTGCAGGACTCCCGCAACGTCCGACAGCTTACGATCCAATCAAAGGAGATCCAAAGCTAACGAAATGGCGTCAGACGCAAGTTCTCAATGCGATGCAAACGACAGGCGTCATTACAGAAGCACAACGGGATAAAGCGGTCAAACAACCGATTTCGAAATTAATCAATCCGGCACCGAAGTCAACGAAGGATGAGTCCTACGATAGTGTCATCTTCGACATGGTGTCTAAAGAGTTAGAAGATGATTTTGGTCTTGAAGGTAAAGATATCTATGGTCAAGGGTTAAAGATCTATACATCGATTGATAAACCGATGCACGACTATATGAATGAAGCCATTAAGAAAGACCAAATCGTCCAATTACCGGAATACGCTGAAACGGCTGCGACAGCAGTCAATACGCAATCAGGAGAAATCCTTGCGGTCGTGGATGGTAAAAATCCAGGTAAAGGAACGGCGCGACGAAACTTTGCGAATGAACCGCATCAACCGGGATCGTCTGCAAAACCATTCTTCGCTTACGGACCAGCAATCGAAAATGATAAGTGGTCGACTGCGAAACAATTAACGGATAAACCAACAGAAGTCAACGGAAAAGAGATTGGAAACTATTATGATGGATACCGTGGCACGAACACAATTCGCCACTGGTTGAAAATCTCAGCAAACACACCGGCCATCCAAACGTATCAAGAAATTGGTGGTGATTCAGTTGAGGCGTTCGCTGAAAAATCTGGCTTGAAAATGAAAGACGATGAGTCGATTTCGCCTGCGTATGCGATTGGTGGGATGAAACACGGTTTCAATACGACTCAGATGGCAGGAGCTTATGCCACACTTGGTAATGGTGGCGATTATATCAAACCACACGTCATCAAATCGATTGAGTACAGTGATGGATCGAAAATCAAATCACCAATCAAATCGAAAAAAGCGATGGAAGACTATACAGCTTATATGTTGACGGACATGCTTCGTGATGTCTTAAAACCAGGCGGTACGTTCCCAAGTGCTGGATTGTCATTTGATGCAGCCGGTAAGACCGGAACGACGAATGCCTATAAAGATGTTTGGTTTGCAGGATATACGTCTGATGTCTCAATCAGTGTTTGGACAGGAACGACGAAATCTGGAAATAACAACGGATCTGGACTCAGTGGTCCGTATAACAGTACGATGGCACAGCAAATCTGGAAAGATTTCATTACAAAAACGCGCGATCGTACACCCGCACCATTCGAACAACCAAGTTCTGTCCTTAGTATCGGAAATGAATTGTACGTGAAAGGGACGAAGGAACCTGTCGTTGAAAAAAAGACAGTACCCGCTCCGACTGGATTACAAGCATCTTACGATGAAGACACAAAGAGCGGTGAACTGACTTGGAACTATAATGATGCTGCGCTTCGTGCCAATGGCTATGATGATGTATCGTTCGAAGTGACGATGACAGATGCTGACGGCGAAACATCAACGATTGGTACGAGTACGACGAATCGAATCGCCATCAATGGATTGAAGCCAGGACGATCGACGTTCCAAGTCGTAGCAAAAGCTTCTGGAGAAGAATCAGGTCCGGTCTCGACAACGGTCACGGTCACGGATCCTGAAGCAGAAGAACCGACAACGGACGAACCAGCGACGGATGAACCAGCGACGGATGAGCCAACGACGGACGAACCAGCGACGGATGAGCCAACGACGGACGAACCGACGACGGACGAACCAACGACGGATGAGCCGACAACGGACGAACCGGCAACGGACGAACCGACAACGGACGAACCGACGACGGATGAGCCGGTAACAGACGAACCGACGACGGACGAACCAGCAACAGATGAACCGAATTCAAATGATGGCGCAAACGCGCAAAACAATTCGAATGGTTCGACGGAACGAAATAACAACAATAATTCGAATGATAGTGGAGATGACTCTGAAGAGTAA
- the recU gene encoding Holliday junction resolvase RecU: MVLNYPNGKKFQKPLESHGIRIKKARSTDSTFSNRGMTLEKLLNESNTFYLTHNRAIIHKKPTPLQIVQVDYPKRSAAVVKEAYFKQPSTTDYNGVYRGKYIDFEAKETTNKTSFPIKNFHPHQIAHMRQCVEHGGICFVIIRFSLYNVQYVLSVEHVFPWWDQLESGRKSIPLTVIERDGIKVETGAYPAIDYLKAVDELYFNSDTF; encoded by the coding sequence ATCGTTTTGAATTACCCGAATGGGAAAAAATTTCAAAAGCCACTCGAGTCGCATGGAATTCGAATCAAGAAGGCGCGATCAACCGATTCAACCTTTTCAAATCGAGGGATGACGCTCGAAAAATTATTGAATGAAAGTAATACGTTTTACTTGACCCATAATCGGGCAATCATTCACAAGAAACCCACTCCGTTACAAATCGTCCAAGTCGATTATCCAAAACGGTCGGCAGCGGTCGTCAAGGAAGCCTATTTCAAGCAACCGTCGACGACGGACTATAACGGTGTTTATCGCGGAAAATATATTGATTTCGAAGCGAAGGAGACGACGAACAAAACGTCCTTCCCGATAAAAAATTTTCACCCCCATCAAATCGCACACATGCGCCAATGTGTCGAACATGGAGGAATTTGTTTTGTCATCATTCGTTTCAGTCTGTATAATGTGCAATATGTGCTTTCAGTCGAGCACGTGTTCCCCTGGTGGGATCAGCTAGAAAGCGGACGAAAATCAATTCCGCTGACGGTCATTGAACGAGACGGTATCAAAGTCGAGACTGGCGCGTACCCTGCCATCGATTATTTAAAGGCAGTGGACGAACTATATTTCAATTCAGACACTTTTTGA